Below is a window of Arthrobacter sp. SLBN-112 DNA.
GTGCCGAAGGCCTCGCGGACGACGCCTTCTTCGCCAAGGTCAAGGCCGACGGCGACGAGCTCGCCGCCTACGTCCGGCGCACCGCCCACGACCTCGAGGACCCGGACATCCGGCAGTCGTTCGCCAACGTCTACGCCGAGGCGCACCCGCTGGTGGCCGAGGAACTGGCGTGGTTCGAGGAATACAGCGCAGGATTCGCCGGCGAGGAAGAGTCCGCCGGGCAGGCAGCAAAGGCAGGCCACTGATGACCACCATGACCATCGCGAAGGCCATCAATGAAGGCCTCCGAGCCACGCTGGCGGCCAACCCCAAATCGCTGCTGATGGGCGAGGACATCGGCCCCCTGGGCGGCGTATACCGGGTAACGGACGGGCTGATTGGCGAATTCGGCCCCGACCGGGTCGTCGACACCCCGCTTGCTGAGTCCGGAATCATCGGCACCGCGATCGGTCTGGCCCTGCGCGGGTACAGCCCGGTGTGCGAGATCCAATTCGACGGGTTCGTCTTCCCCGGCTTCAACCAGATCACCACCCAGCTGGCCAAAATCCATTCGCGCAGTAGCGGCAACCTCAGCGTGCCGGTCGTCATCCGGATCCCGTACGGCGGCGGCATCGGGTCCATCGAGCACCACTCCGAATCCCCTGAAGCCCTGTTCGCGCACACGGCCGGCCTGCGCATCATCACCCCGTCCAACCCGCATGACGCCTACTGGATGATCCAGCAGGCCGTGGAGTGCAAGGACCCGGTGATCATCTTCGAACCCAAGCGGCGCTACTGGCTCAAGGGCGACGTTGACGTCCAGGGTCCCGGCCCCTCGGAAGACCCCTTCAAGGCCCACGTCCTGCGGGAGGGAACCGACGCCACCGTAGTGGCCTACGGCCCCCTGGTGCCCGTGGCCCTGGCCGCCGCGAATGCCGCGGAGGAAGACGGCCGGAGCCTTGAGGTCATTGACCTCCGGTCCATCTCCCCGATCGACTTCGACACCGTCACCGCCTCCGTCCGGAAGACCGGGCGGCTGATCGTGGCCCACGAGGCCCCCACGTTCGGCGGAGTGGGCGGCGAGATTGCCGCCAGGATCAGCGAGCGGGCGTTCCACTCCCTCGAGGCGCCGGTGATCCGCGTCGGCGGATTCCACATGCCCTACCCCGTTGCCAAGGTGGAGGAAGACTACCTTCCGGACATCGACCGCATCCTGGAGGCGCTGGACCGCGCCCTCTCCTACTGAGGACACCATGACCCTTAACAAGTTCAACCTGCCCGACGTCGGCGAGGGCCTCACCGAGGCTGAA
It encodes the following:
- a CDS encoding alpha-ketoacid dehydrogenase subunit beta, which gives rise to MTTMTIAKAINEGLRATLAANPKSLLMGEDIGPLGGVYRVTDGLIGEFGPDRVVDTPLAESGIIGTAIGLALRGYSPVCEIQFDGFVFPGFNQITTQLAKIHSRSSGNLSVPVVIRIPYGGGIGSIEHHSESPEALFAHTAGLRIITPSNPHDAYWMIQQAVECKDPVIIFEPKRRYWLKGDVDVQGPGPSEDPFKAHVLREGTDATVVAYGPLVPVALAAANAAEEDGRSLEVIDLRSISPIDFDTVTASVRKTGRLIVAHEAPTFGGVGGEIAARISERAFHSLEAPVIRVGGFHMPYPVAKVEEDYLPDIDRILEALDRALSY